CGCCGCCGGGGCATATGACGGATGGGCTGCTCGCTTGTTACGGCGCGTGAAGAGGGCGTGACGTGTTTGTTTCGGAACGGGCCCTTGCGGGGGGTGGCTTCCGCCGATGGGGGCTGGTGTTCATAGACTGGGGAGATGACTTCGGCACCAGAGTTTCGCGATCAGCCCTCGAGCGATGACATCAAGGTTGTGCTCCGGCATGTGTTCGAATCGCAGATTCCCAACTACGGCGACTACAACCTGGTCTGCGCCGGGCCCGGCGGGGACGGTGCCGAAACCTTCTATGTGGTGGGATACCGGTGGCGCCCGGCCGAGCTGGTGTTTGCCCCATTCAACACCGCCACCCTCGCCGGACTCGAGGCGCCCACTGCCGTGAACTCGACCAACCTGTCCCACGCCGAAGAAGTCTCCGCCGGGGACTACGAGGTTGGCACGAACACCGGACGCATCTTCCGCTTCCAGGTGGAGGCCAGCGCCCCGCTGCCTGAGGACGGCGACGGCCTGCGGGTTATCGAGCAGGCCGTCGACCTCGAGGACTTCGGCTCCTTCGTGGATCACTTCCTGACGCTGGCCTGAGAGGGGCTGCCTGAGAGGGACTGCCGGGCCGACGACGGCGGGGCTCCCGCCGCCGTCGGCCTCCGCCGTCGTTCCTGCCTCAGTCCCGGCGACGTTGCCTCAGGCCCAGGGGCCGCGGCGCACCAGGTTCACGGGCTCTTCGCCCCGGGCCAGGCGGCCGATCTGCTCCTTCAGGAGCTTGCGGATCCGCGGCACGAACGCCTCGGTGTTGCCGCCCACGTGCGGGGTGATGATCGCGTTCGGAGCCTTCCACAGCGGGTGGTCTGCCGGCAGCGGCTCGGGGTCCACGACGTCGAGGGCCGCATGCAGCCGCCCGGACAGCACTTCGGCGGTGAGCGCCTCGGTGTCGACGACGGGGCCGCGCGCGACGTTCACCACCAGCGCGCCGTCCGGCAGCGCGGCGAGGACCTCCTTGTTGATGAGGTGGCGCGTCTGTTCGGTCAGCGGAGTTATCACCACCACCACCTCGGCTGTCTTGGCGAGCTCCACCAGCTCATCAGTGCCGTGGATGGTGCCGCGCTCATCAGTCCGGGCCCGGCTACCGACCCGGGTCAGTTCCACTTCAAAGGGCTCCAGCCGTTCCGCAATGGCAGCGCCGATTCCGCCAACGCCAACCAGCAGCACCCTGCGGTCGGCGAGACCCGGGAATCGGCGGCTGTCCCAGGTTCCGGTCACTGAGTTGCGGACCGCTGCGTCCACGCCGCGGAGCGAGGCCAGCATCAGCGTCAGGGCCAGCTCCGCGGTCCCGGCGACGTGGACTCCCGCGGCGCTGACGACGGCGACATCGGGCCCCACCAGCTCGGGCAGGCCGTCGTAGCCCGTGGACTGGGCCTGAAGCATTTTCAGGTTCGG
This genomic interval from Arthrobacter sp. zg-Y820 contains the following:
- a CDS encoding 2-hydroxyacid dehydrogenase, which encodes MNQQFRPIRSITLPTEELLQAMSPLPDGIRAGLWDVVGEPKGLEYGEIDAVVLPYATGSDWQEALDRVPNLKMLQAQSTGYDGLPELVGPDVAVVSAAGVHVAGTAELALTLMLASLRGVDAAVRNSVTGTWDSRRFPGLADRRVLLVGVGGIGAAIAERLEPFEVELTRVGSRARTDERGTIHGTDELVELAKTAEVVVVITPLTEQTRHLINKEVLAALPDGALVVNVARGPVVDTEALTAEVLSGRLHAALDVVDPEPLPADHPLWKAPNAIITPHVGGNTEAFVPRIRKLLKEQIGRLARGEEPVNLVRRGPWA